One Eriocheir sinensis breed Jianghai 21 chromosome 32, ASM2467909v1, whole genome shotgun sequence genomic region harbors:
- the LOC127006175 gene encoding cytoplasmic dynein 2 light intermediate chain 1-like, which produces MPRSAVGSTRASSSHSTRAASSRSEGRQGGGGGGGGGVSIWDVAVNEGRKRRQDLVNDTERTSREATVMLVGTRGAGKTTLLQKFLDREETARHTLALEYTYGRKTGRTLVKDVCHLWELGGGSLFTPLLSTPLTPRILPRLSFVLVLDLSHPQTLWTDLVTLLAALKEEVGKAASSVPGLRASLEAAAVKRLQAGANTLEAEVKPFLVPLVIVGGKYDVFQNLEPEGKKMICRALRFVAHTHGASLQFFSARDPGLVKKAKELLSHLAFGTAESRNLAQDYNKPLIIPAASDTLAAINLNEDLTLDTWGHKFTAKYPQERQEGSSAMPEDPARDPTYAEPDVDNLRAQKDEELERIRREVGRNAARWADLDLT; this is translated from the exons ATGCCAAGAAG TGCCGTGGGTAGCACCAGGGCCAGCAGCAGTCACAGCACTAGAGCGGCAAGCAGCAGGagtgaaggaagacaaggagggggaggaggaggaggcggaggggtgaGCATATGGGATGTGGCTGtcaacgaagggaggaagagaagacaggacCTCGTCAACGACACTGAGAGAACATCAAGGGAGGCAACGGTGATGCTGGTGGGGACACGGGGAGcg GGCAAGACAACACTCCTGCAGAAGTTCCTGGACAGGGAGGAGACGGCGAGGCACACGCTGGCCCTGGAGTATACCTATGGACGCAAGACTGGCCggaccctg GTAAAGGATGTCTGTCACCTGTGGGAGCTTGGAGGCGGGTCACTCTTCACGCCCCTCCTGTCCACTCCCCTCACCCCGAGGATACTCCCCAGACTctccttcgtcctcgtcctcgacTTGTCTCACCCTCAAACCCTCTGGACTGACCTCGTCACCCTCCTCGCAGCACTGAAG gaggaggtggggaaggctGCCTCGTCTGTGCCTGGCCTGCGAGCGTCTCTGGAAGCTGCGGCTGTCAAGAGGTTACAGGCCGGCGCCAACACT CTTGAGGCGGAGGTCAAACCCTTTCTTGTGCCGTTGGTCATAGTCGGAGGGAAATATGACGTCTTCCAGAACCTTGAACccgagggaaagaagatgatttGCAGGGCCTTGAG gttcgtggcacacacacacggcgcgtCACTTCAGTTCTTCTCAGCGCGTGATCCTGGCTTAGTGAAGAAGGCGAAGGAGCTGTTGAGCCACCTTGCGTTTGGTACAgcagaaag CCGTAACCTCGCCCAAGACTACAACAAACCGCTCATCATCCCAGCCGCCAGTGACACTCTCGCCGCCATCAACCTGAACGAGGACCTCACCCTGGACACCTGGGGGCACAAGTTCACCGCCAAGTACCCACAG gAGAGGCAAGAGGGTTCGTCAGCCATGCCCGAGGACCCAGCGCGTGACCCCACCTACGCCGAGCCTGACGTGGACAACCTCAGGGCACAGAAGGACGAG GAGCTGGAGAGAATCAGGAGGGAGGTTGGGAGGAATGCTGCTCGGTGGGCTGACCTTGACCTGACctaa
- the LOC127006174 gene encoding uncharacterized protein LOC127006174: MEDENCLQQNTLEDVFFSVLNSKSGCRLSRSSRLGQKNRQTPSSSLCASEPRPEGNTRSFFRPKLDHLKERRAESNDRQNYTSSTTTTNPSVPPASPPLQHCHFSTRKLRKNHSISTPELHTKTMLGGGEGGSKDGGVKPRAAREVDFLAHPLEKENAHPGNTHGQSSASSSSSFVRPFISPSSLLHPNSSSSSSSSSHKLTSSSSLSHLHTIPSSSSSSSSLSLSQPSSSSSSFSALRQPFRELVTPWKPPQPPKKEGGLTDLPSPSPIPPRQRRRMLLRQCPFTPSITTTSVTATTPSPPQEAITTTTTTTTTAATTPSPDPPTPSVVAQRGTPLVKSRHTPQHSIFPHHAYNCSNTAGEVNKLLHGPEQTHGHSNTARGSDKLLHGPQQTNSRSNTAGEIEKLLSRAQQTYSRSNTSSEVGSLLTRAHQPYSRSHTATEVNSALSVSRKHSPDAVDSHSPPQTADAHVVGTHPPSDAHQPKVRAHVNTHTATHTSAHTNTNTHTNTTAEAGATNNNNTHREPPPPAPPPQAAPAPLGPPSGAISPSEIMKVGSKQYLKLKLLGRGGSSRVYEVLDKDSLQVRAVKVVNLENVDEDTLNSYKNEISILEKLKDCDRVIHLYDHEVMGNKLVLVMEKGNLDFTAILNEARTKGCPIPFFTIQHYWAGMLQAVQQIHNHGIIHSDLKPANFLLVDGTVKLIDFGISSSIQNDMTSVIKDSQAGTYNYMSPESLLDIHSGPIINNLGSGGRPTIKIRVKSDVWSLGCILYNLVYGRTPFQHITNPLQKLAAISNANTRIDFPDNKNKHLLDVMRLCLQYDPQKRPSMEELLDHPLLKG, encoded by the exons ATGGAGGACGAGAATTGTTTGCAGCAGAATACCCTCGAGGATGTGTTTTTCTCGGTCCTCAACTCAAAGTCTGGCTG ccGTCTTTCTCGGAGCTCTCGGTTGGggcaaaaaaacagacaaacaccctcctcctccctctgtgcaAGTGAg ccAAGACCAGAGGGGAACACCAGGTCATTCTTCAGACCAAAACTAGACCAcctgaaggagaggagagctgaAAGTAATGACAGACAAAActacacctcctccaccaccactacgaatccctccgtaccaccagcatcacctccactCCAGCACTGCCACTTCTCCACAAGAAAGCTCCGAAAAAATCACTCCATATCCACTCCGGAGCTCCACACTAAGACCATGTTAGgcggaggggagggtggaagcaAAGACGGAGGTGTGAAGCCAAGAGCCGCCAGAGAAGTGGATTTCCTCGCTCATCCACTTGAGAAGGAGAATGCACATCCAGGAAACACCCACGGCCAGtcatccgcttcctcctcctcctctttcgtacggcctttcatctctccttcttctcttctacatcctaactcctcctcttcctcctcctcttcctcacataagctaacttcctcctcatctctctcacaTCTCCacaccatcccctcctcctcctcttcctcctcatctttgtctctctcccaaccatcctcctcctcctcttccttttccgccCTCCGCCAACCCTTCCGAGAGTTAGTCACCCCCTGGAAACCCCCTCAACCCCCCAAAAAGGAGGGGGGACTGACagatctcccctccccctccccgatCCCCCCTCGTCAAAGAAGGAGGATGTTGCTGCGCCAGTGCCCCTTcacccccagcatcaccaccacctccgtcactgctaccaccccatcaccaccacaggaaGCGataaccactactaccaccactaccaccactgctgctactaccccGTCTCCTGACCCACCCACCCCCTCCGTGGTCGCACAACGCGGCACACCTCTGGTCAAATCGCGACACACACCCCAGCACAGCATCTTCCCTCACCATGCGTACAACTGTTCAAACACAGCGGGAGAGGTTAATAAACTGCTACATGGGCCAGAGCAGACACACGGCCATTCTAACACAGCACGAGGGTCTGATAAACTATTACATGGCCCACAGCAGACTAACAGCAGATCCAACACAGCAGGAGAGATTGAAAAGCTGCTAAGTAGGGCACAGCAGACATATAGCAGGTCAAACACATCTTCAGAAGTGGGTAGCCTGCTGACTAGGGCACATCAGCCATACAGCAggtcacacacagcaacagaggTCAACTCAGCACTGTCAGTGTCACGCAAACACAGCCCAGATGCCGTGGACTCACACAGCCCACCACAGACCGCAGATGCACATGTGGTTGGTACACATCCACCCTCTGACGCACATCAACCCAAAGTACGCGCACACGTTAATACGCACACAGCCACTCACACAAGTGcgcatacaaacacaaacactcacaccaaTACAACAGCGGAGGCAGGagctactaacaacaacaatacccacagagaaccacctccaccagcaccaccaccacaagctgcCCCAGCCCCACTTGGACCTCCCTCTGGAGCCATCAGCCCCTCGGAGATCATGAAGGTTGGCAGCAAGCAGTACCTCAAGCTGAAGCTCCTTGGACGTGGTGGCTCCAGCAGAGTTTACGAG GTGTTGGACAAGGACAGCTTACAGGTGAGGGCGGTGAAGGTCGTTAACCTGGAGAATGTGGACGAGGACACGCTGAACTCCTACAAGAATGAGATCAGCATCCTTGAGAAGCTGAAGGACTGCGACCGCGTCATCCATCTCTATgacca CGAGGTGATGGGTAACAAGCTGGTGTTGGTGATGGAGAAGGGAAACCTGGACTTCACTGCCATCCTGAACGAGGCGCGCACCAAGGGCTGCCCCATCCCGTTCTTCACCATTCAGCACTACTGGGCCGGCATGCTGCAAGCCGTACAGCAGATCCATAACCACG GCATCATCCACTCGGACCTCAAGCCGGCAAACTTCCTGCTGGTGGATGGCACGGTCAAGCTGATCGACTTCGGCATATCGTCATCCATCCAGAATGACATGACCAGCGTTATCAAAGACAGCCAG GCTGGCACATACAACTACATGAGTCCCGAGTCTCTCCTGGATATCCACTCCGGCCCCATCATCAACAACCTGGGCAGCGGCGGAAGACCCACGatcaag ATCCGGGTGAAGTCAGATGTCTGGTCGCTCGGATGCATACTCTACAACCTGGTGTATGGCCGCACTCCGTTCCAGCACATCACGAACCCACTACAGAAGCTGGCGGCCATTTCGAACGCCAACACTCGCATCGACTTCCCGGACAACAAGAATAAGCACCTCCTGGATGTGATGCGTCTGTGCCTGCAATATGACCCCCAAAAGCGCCCTTCCATGGAGGAGCTGCTTGACCATCCTCTCCTGAAGGGCTGA